A part of Cannabis sativa cultivar Pink pepper isolate KNU-18-1 chromosome 6, ASM2916894v1, whole genome shotgun sequence genomic DNA contains:
- the LOC133039036 gene encoding uncharacterized protein LOC133039036: MNSNHQMFFIPWNIGMHWTLVVVAPRKIIHLNPVKGRPIPEEIEQMIGRAFMYIGDAHQYLGPWQGISQANCPRQPKSQECGFYVLKYITDIVARANPNRYIEDQKAFGGKKQYDPKTELLPLQRKWIEQLMAVIHGDD; this comes from the exons atgaacagcaaccaccaaatgttctttattccttggaatatcgg gatgcattggacgctagtggtggttgcgccaaggaaaattatccatttaaaccctgtaaaaggccgcccaattcccgaagaaatagaacaaatgatcggaag ggcattcatgtatataggggacgcacatcagtatcttggcccgtggcaaggaatttcacaagcaaactgtccaagacaacctaaaagccaagaatgcggtttttatgttttgaaatatatcactgacatcgtcgcacgtgccaaccccaaccgttacatagaagatcaaaaagct tttgggggtaagaagcaatacgatccaaaaacagaattgttaccactacagcgaaagtggatcgaacaattgatggcggtgattcacggtgacgattga
- the LOC115725713 gene encoding cytochrome P450 71D9, producing MEIEIPSLPILFFSYIFLFMVIKILIKSSSTNSKLPPGPWKLPIVGNIHNFIGSSLIHHTLRDLAKKYGPLMYLKIGEVPTIVISSPEYAKQVMRVHDVNFASRPSILFSKIMLYDGADLAFAPYGEHWRQVRKIFMQELLSTTRVQSFRYIREEEMFNFIDSISLNVGGVINLSERLNMMMYNIISRAACGRTRIHNQEFVPVLKEAIEVSLGFELADLFPSFKLFYHMSPSKPKLERLRERVARIFEEIIHEHKEQKPKERSDEDLVDVLLKFHDNDDLGFSLTSENIYAIIFEIFAAGIETSATSVEWAMSELMKNPKMMKRAQDEVREVFHRKGLENERALDEMKYLNSVIKESMRLHPTLPLLLPRQNKEKCEINGYEIPAKTNTIVNAWVIGRDPTYWPEPEIFKPERFLDDSNFIDSKLGNNFEYLPFGGGRRICVGMSFGLLSVELSLALLLYHFDWMLPNGMKNEDLDMTESFGASVQRKNVLQVIPNNRKDELIGAYVSW from the exons ATGGAGATTGAAATACCATCTTTGCCAATCCTTTTCTTCTCATACATATTCTTGTTTATGGTGATAAAAATACTCATAAAAAGCTCATCAACTAATTCAAAACTCCCACCAGGACCATGGAAACTTCCCATTGTTGGAAACATTCACAATTTCATTGGCTCTTCCTTAATCCATCATACACTAAGAGATTTAGCCAAAAAATATGGACCATTGATGTACTTAAAAATTGGTGAAGTTCCAACCATAGTAATCTCATCACCTGAATATGCCAAACAAGTGATGAGAGTTCATGATGTTAATTTTGCATCAAGACCCTCAATTCTTTTTTCGAAAATCATGTTATATGATGGTGCTGATCTTGCTTTTGCTCCATATGGTGAACATTGGAGACAAGTAAGGAAGATTTTCATGCAAGAGCTTTTGAGTACAACAAGAGTTCAGTCTTTCAGATACATAAGAGAAGAAGAGATGTTCAACTTCATCGACTCGATTTCCTTGAATGTTGGCGGTGTTATTAATCTTAGTGAGAGGCTTAACATGATGATGTATAACATTATTTCGCGTGCAGCCTGTGGTAGGACAAGGATTCACAACCAAGAGTTTGTGCCTGTGTTGAAGGAAGCTATTGAGGTATCATTAGGGTTTGAACTTGCTGATTTGTTTCCTTCTTTTAAGTTATTTTATCACATGAGTCCTTCTAAGCCTAAACTTGAGAGGCTTAGAGAAAGGGTAGCAAGAATATTTGAAGAGATTATCCATGAGCATAAGGAGCAAAAGCCCAAAGAGAGAAGTGATGAGGATTTGGTTGATGTTCTTCTTAAGTTTCATGACAATGATGACCTTGGATTTTCTTTGACAAGCGAGAATATTTATGCAATAATCTTT GAAATATTTGCTGCTGGGATTGAGACATCAGCAACATCTGTAGAATGGGCTATGTCAGAATTGATGAAGAATCCGAAGATGATGAAAAGGGCACAAGATGAGGTTAGAGAAGTCTTTCACAGAAAAGGGTTGGAAAATGAGAGAGCACTCGATGAGATGAAATACTTAAATTCAGTTATCAAAGAATCCATGAGACTTCATCCTACTTTACCATTGTTATTGCCAAGACAAAATAAAGAGAAGTGTGAGATTAATGGTTATGAGATACCTGCTAAAACCAACACTATAGTTAATGCATGGGTTATTGGAAGAGATCCTACGTATTGGCCTGAACCTGAGATTTTTAAACCCGAAAGGTTCTTAGATGATAGCAATTTTATCGACTCGAAATTAGGTAACAACTTTGAATATCTTCCATTTGGTGGTGGAAGAAGAATATGTGTTGGTATGTCTTTTGGTCTCCTCAGTGTGGAGCTTTCTCTTGCATTGTTGCTATATCACTTTGATTGGATGCTTCCCAATGGAATGAAAAATGAAGATTTAGACATGACTGAGTCTTTTGGTGCATCCGTTCAAAGAAAAAATGTTCTACAAGTTATTCCTAATAACAGGAAAGATGAACTAATCGGTGCATATGTGTCTTGGTGA
- the LOC133038690 gene encoding uncharacterized protein LOC133038690 isoform X2, translating to MKDFKNRMTKDIIMPALKENDLGRLAQVPEKHPEIDAADWCKFVESRLTPEFLELSKVQRERSSKIQSRHRSGRSGMVNVREAVVSNTKNLMCYNVLYNLIGTHFIVITLCRKRTSKLQILPATVFGLNLAPRVENLSLITTRKLPRR from the exons atgaaagacttcaagaataggatgacaaaagacatcataatgcccgcgttgaaagagaatgatctgggacgactggcacaagtccctgaaaagcacccggagatcgacgctgctgattggtgcaaatttgttgaaagtcgactaactcctgaatttctg gaattgagtaaggtgcaacgtgaacgttcctcaaaaattcaatccagacatcgaagtggtcggagtggaatggtgaacgtacgggaagctgtggtaagtaatactaaaaatttaatgtgctataatgtgctatacaatttaattggtactcatttcattgttataacgttatgtagaaaaaggacctcgaagttgcagatcctccccgccaccgtgtttggattaaatctcgcaccaagagtagaaaacttgtcactgattacgacaaggaaattgccgagaagatag
- the LOC115725711 gene encoding LOW QUALITY PROTEIN: cytochrome P450 71D9 (The sequence of the model RefSeq protein was modified relative to this genomic sequence to represent the inferred CDS: deleted 2 bases in 1 codon), translating to MDFLKLPSFPILFSFLLFLLMVLTILIKTTKPSSSSKLPPGPWKLPLIGNIPQLLGSTPLHHKLKHLATKHGPLMYLKIGQIPTIIASSPDYAKEIMRTHDLNFSSRPQIIYSQVMVYDYSDIGFCPYGEYWRQVRKIFVQELFNPTRVESIFKPIRKQELFGLVEWIGLNEGLAININDKVSLALCSIISRATCGDKKRVNNEEILYVLMKSVEVSLGFEVADYFPSVSLFSYISRSKPKLIKLRERISRLFDKVIEEHQEKKSTITSDDNIDEELFEDMFDVLLKYYNNGGNRFSLTLDNIKAIVWDLYSAGIETSTTTIEWAMAELIKNPIIMKKAQEEVREVFNRKGSSNIDETMLSEMTYLISIVKETMRLHPSLPFLIPRESQHDCEINGFVIPAKTRAMVNVWAIARDPKYWTEPESFIPERWFNSSIDSKGNHFEYLPFGAGRRICAGISLGLVNVEFTLALLLYHFNWKLPNGMKHEDLDMIESLGATLKRKNVLHLIPTAYIN from the exons ATGGATTTCCTCAAGCTACCCTCTTTCCCAATCCTTTTCTCTTTCCTCCTCTTTCTTCTTATGGTACTTACAATACTAATAAAAACAACCAAACCAAGCTCTTCATCAAAACTTCCACCAGGGCCATGGAAACTACCTCTTATAGGAAACATACCCCAACTTCTTGGCTCCACACCACTCCATCACAAACTCAAACACTTAGCCACAAAACATGGTCCACTCATGTACCTAAAAATTGGACAAATTCCAACCATAATAGCTTCATCACCAGACTATGCCAAAGAGATCATGAGAACACATGATCTGAATTTCTCATCAAGGCCACAAATCATTTACTCCCAAGTCATGGTATATGATTATTCAGACATTGGGTTTTGTCCTTATGGTGAGTATTGGAGACAAGTGAGGAAGATTTTTGTGCAAGAGCTTTTCAACCCAACAAGAGTTGAGTCCATATTCAAGCCAATTAGAAAACAAGAGTTGTTTGGTTTAGTAGAATGGATTGGTTTGAATGAAGGGTTGGCTATAAATATCAATGATAAGGTTAGTTTAGCCTTGTGTAGTATTATTTCTAGGGCTACTTGTGGTGATAAGAAAAGGGTTAATAATGAAGAGATCTTATATGTGTTGATGAAATCTGTGGAGGTTTCATTAGGGTTTGAGGTTGCTGATTATTTTCCTTCTGTGAGTCTTTTTAGTTATATTAGTCGATCTAAGCCAAAACTCATCAAGTTACGTGAAAGG ATATCAAGATTATTCGACAAAGTCATTGAAGAACATCAAGAGAAAAAGTCAACAATTACAAG TGATGATAATATTGATGAGGAATTATTTGAAGATATGTTTGATGTTCTACTCAAGTATTACAACAATGGTGGTAATAGATTTTCCTTGACATTGGACAATATTAAAGCAATTGTTTGG GACCTCTACAGTGCTGGAATTGAGACATCAACCACAACAATCGAATGGGCAATGGCTGAATTGATAAAGAATCCAATCATAATGAAAAAAGCACAAGAAGAGGTTAGAGAAGTTTTCAACAGAAAAGGGTCTTCAAATATTGATGAAACAATGCTTAGTGAAATGACATACTTGATCTCAATTGTCAAAGAAACCATGAGATTACACCCTTCTCTTCCTTTCTTAATTCCAAGAGAAAGTCAACATGATTGCGAAATCAATGGCTTTGTTATACCTGCGAAAACCCGAGCCATGGTTAATGTATGGGCAATCGCAAGAGATCCTAAGTATTGGACTGAACCCGAAAGTTTTATTCCAGAAAGATGGTTTAATAGCTCTATTGATTCAAAGGGTAACCATTTTGAGTATCTTCCATTTGGTGCTGGGAGGAGAATATGTGCAGGGATATCGCTCGGTCTCGTAAATGTCGAGTTTACCCTTGCATTGTTACTATACCATTTCAATTGGAAACTCCCTAATGGAATGAAACATGAAGATCTTGACATGATTGAGTCACTTGGTGCAACACTCAAAAGGAAAAATGTTCTGCATTTGATTCCCACtgcttatattaattaa
- the LOC115725714 gene encoding cytochrome P450 71D9, with the protein MEIQLQSLPFLFFSFIFVFMVIKLLTQTINSSHSKLPPGPWKLPILGNIHQLITPSIHHKLTDLAKKHGPLMYLKIGEIPTIVISSPEYAKQVMRVHDMAFASRPSILFSKIMFYDSSDLAFAPYGDYWRQLRKIFMQELLSATRVQSFKPVREKEMFNFIESISSNVGSVINLNARLNMLMYGIILRAACGRTRIHNKEFLSVLMESTKVSLGFALSDLFPSVKLFYQISRSKPKLESLRERAAAIFEEIIHEHMEKKATEKSIGDGEIDEDFVDVLLRFHNNCDLGFSLTTQNLYAIIFDIFGAGTETSATTVEWAMSELMKNPTTMKKAQEEVREVFNRKGVVDETGLGEMKYLKSVVKESMRLHPTFPLLLPRVNQEKCEINGYEVPTKTQTLINVWAIGRDPEYWTEPEIFKPERFLDNSIDFKGNNFEFIPFGGGRRICVGMSFGLISVELSLALLLYHFDWILPNGMKHQDLDMSESFGATLQRKNVLHLIPIAYELPKKYI; encoded by the exons atggAGATCCAACTACAATCTCTCCCATTCCTTTTCTTCTCTTTCATCTTTGTgtttatggtaataaaattacTCACACAAACCATCAACTCATCACATTCAAAACTCCCTCCAGGACCATGGAAATTACCTATTTTGGGAAATATTCACCAACTTATTACCCCTTCAATTCATCACAAACTCACAGATTTAGCCAAGAAACATGGACCATTGATGTACTTAAAAATTGGAGAAATTCCAACCATAGTAATCTCATCACCAGAATATGCCAAACAAGTTATGAGAGTCCATGACATGGCTTTTGCATCAAGACCCTCCAttcttttttcgaaaataatgtTTTATGATTCTTCAGATCTTGCTTTTGCTCCATATGGCGATTATTGGAGGCAATTGCGAAAAATTTTCATGCAAGAGCTTTTAAGCGCTACAAGAGTTCAATCTTTCAAACCggttagagagaaagagatgttTAACTTCATAGAATCGATTTCATCGAATGTTGGAAGTGTTATTAATCTCAATGCGAGACTTAACATGTTGATGTATGGAATTATTTTGCGTGCAGCATGTGGTAGGACGAGGATTCACAACAAAGAGTTCTTGTCCGTGTTGATGGAATCTACTAAGGTATCATTAGGGTTTGCACTTTCGGATTTGTTTCCTTCggttaaattattttatcagaTTAGTCGCTCTAAGCCTAAGCTTGAGAGTCTAAGAGAAAGGGCAGCAGCCATATTTGAAGAAATCATTCATGAACATATGGAGAAAAAGGCAACAGAGAAAAGTATTGGTGATGGTGAAATAGATGAAGACTTTGTTGATGTTCTTCTAAGATTTCATAACAATTGTGATCTTGGATTTTCATTGACAACTCAAAATCTTTATGCAATAATCTTT GACATTTTTGGTGCTGGGACTGAAACATCAGCTACAACTGTTGAATGGGCAATGTCTGAATTGATGAAGAATCcaacaacaatgaaaaaagcACAAGAAGAAGTTAGAGAAGTTTTCAATAGAAAAGGAGTAGTTGATGAGACTGGACTTGGAGAAATGAAGTACTTAAAATCAGTTGTTAAAGAATCCATGAGATTACATCCCACTTTTCCATTGTTATTACCAAGAGTAAATCAAGAAAAGTGTGAGATTAATGGTTATGAGGTACCTacaaaaactcaaactttaatTAATGTATGGGCAATTGGAAGAGATCCTGAATATTGGACTGAACCTGAGATTTTTAAACCAGAGAGGTTCTTAGATAATTCTATTGACTTTAAAGGTAACAACTTTGAATTTATCCCATTTGGTGGTGGAAGAAGAATATGTGTTGGCATGTCTTTTGGTCTTATTAGTGTTGAGCTTTCACTTGCTTTGTTGTTATACCATTTTGATTGGATACTTCCAAATGGAATGAAACATCAAGATTTGGACATGAGTGAGTCTTTTGGTGCAACTCTTCAAAGAAAAAATGTTCTACACTTGATTCCTATTGCTTATGAATtgccaaaaaaatatatataa
- the LOC133038690 gene encoding uncharacterized protein LOC133038690 isoform X1 encodes MKDFKNRMTKDIIMPALKENDLGRLAQVPEKHPEIDAADWCKFVESRLTPEFLELSKVQRERSSKIQSRHRSGRSGMVNVREAVKKDLEVADPPRHRVWIKSRTKSRKLVTDYDKEIAEKIVSIY; translated from the exons atgaaagacttcaagaataggatgacaaaagacatcataatgcccgcgttgaaagagaatgatctgggacgactggcacaagtccctgaaaagcacccggagatcgacgctgctgattggtgcaaatttgttgaaagtcgactaactcctgaatttctg gaattgagtaaggtgcaacgtgaacgttcctcaaaaattcaatccagacatcgaagtggtcggagtggaatggtgaacgtacgggaagctgtg aaaaaggacctcgaagttgcagatcctccccgccaccgtgtttggattaaatctcgcaccaagagtagaaaacttgtcactgattacgacaaggaaattgccgagaagatagtaagtatatattaa